TTTGTTGAAATcttgtttgttattataatacaataataatttacctaACAAAATATCCCTTTTTCTTCACAAAATTGTTCATCTCTCATAATTATGGAATATAATCATAAGATTATCCTGTTAGGATAGTAATATTCTCCGTAGGTTAATATCATACTTctgatttatcaataattcagTATATTCGCTGCAACTTTAAAGTATATTCAATAGATTAAATACAAATCACATCaaatatgtttacataaaAGATACACATTTTTGTATCTGACACTTACCTTTCATgcattgttataaaaaatatactaaatcCTAAAACACTAATTACTATCTTTCTTAATTCCACGGAATTATAgtttttgtatctttataataaaaattatacatcaaaaatgttgcaaaaacattttcttcttctttatttccaaaatttaataagggCATATAATAGTTccaactattaattaattttaattaggaCATCGTAGAAAAATTCAACACCTTCATCCCTTTACAGttattagagaatttttttaatctaggagaaatataaatttatgataataataaacatttaattatgtgtatgtatgtattcgaaattgtattatatatatattaatatgctaTGTGTATCAAAACACTGATAAATTATCagagtatataaaagtataaaatacaaataaatataaataatatataaatatatatatatatatatatatatatatatatatatatatatacacttatatatattgaaaaaaaaactaacatGACAAATTGTTCCTAAAATAAATCACTAAATTTTTCAGacttatataactttttgtcACGAATAGAATGTCAATATATATCAAACTGGTAATATATCTCAATTAGTAAAAAGAGCACATATAAAGGAACAGAATATTAATCAAAGGAATAGAGTACTAATCCAAAGAACAAAATCCTAATCAAATATTAGTAAGCTATACTCAATTTCTCTTTCAAAATTGCtcaacttatatatttttttaatctcttataaaaatagatataaacagaaatgttttccttttttattattaatactgatTTACTATACTATTAATACTGATtcctttatttctctttaatcgCATATTCTTTgagaaatctaaaaattaattatttcttgaataaaagtataattttaaaagtctaCTATTAAAGatctaatttttgtttatctcTCCTCATTTCATAACTATTTTGACTttttgagattaaatatatttttaacttttagttttgaatcaaaattttaataaaatggagtgtatataaaattaatcatataataactactaaaattaattaaataataacctactatatatttatattcttaaaacttTAGTTCAGCAAAGAATCTGCGATgcacaagaaataaaaagatggactataatatataaattttataagcaaaaaaagattatattactaagaaaaacatttcaaataactaaaaaataataacaaaaagaataaaaaaattaaatattaacatgaAACACAtcaatttatcaaaatgtaaaattattaataaaatttcgaattattgtaaatattgtgaatgaataattatgtttCTGTGTGTATAGTTATGTTTTGTGatgttcaaaataataacaaaaagaataaaaaaattaaatattaacatgaAACACATCAACttatcaaaatgtaaaattattaataaaatttcgaattattgtaaatattgtgaatgaataattatgtttCTGTGTGTATAGTTATGTTTTGTGatgttcaaaaataaattttataacttgtgTAAATTGTATcagttcacaaatattatattagaaaccaattatcgttaatattttattgcacacTTATTAATCATGAAGAAGTATGTGTCTTTGAAAAGCACGAAATCTAACATATGATTTTGAACACTTGGTACAAGTATAGCACTTCTCATGAGGACCATCTGATACATGATGCACATCTCTCAGATGCTGAGCTAATGATGATTTATGTCTGTAAatgtgttataataaatatatgctaCCAAAACACAGCAAATAACTTTTTAGTTATCTGTAACCTTACCTGTACATTTTATTGCAAGTAGGACATTTAAAATCCTCTTTGTAAAAGTCACAGCgagtaaaatgttttttaaactgatgctttttattaaatattcttccaCATTGAGCACATTGAATAACATGATATAaatctaaaacaaaaaattatttgtttctattaattaaatattcattttatatatattagtgaaaataaataatttattacaataatatatatttttttgtttttctttctcttttatttaccTTCCTTGCTTTCCTGTCGTATTTCCTTGGATTTGGACACAGGTACATCAGCTGAGATTCCAGTTTGAATAAGTGATTTATCTTGAGAAATTACTTTACCTTCTTTCATTAAACTGTTTTCTAAATTCAGGTATTCTATTTCatcaaaaatgtttatgttttctgaagattcaaaaaaatttattgatccATTAGGCTGTGTAACAAGTTCTGTAGAATATGATTCTACACAAATATCTTGTACTTTATCGATACGATAAGATTGTAaattttgtgatttattttGTTCCATTGATGACACATTTACATTGTTTTCAGCTATTGCTTCTGTTTTGCTATCATTGTtagtacatacatttttttttataatatgcatCTCTTCAAAGTTTTCATGACaaagatttttcttatctaattCTTCCAACCAATTATCACCAAGTATATCACCATGATAATCCCCactataaaaatcatatgtaAAAAGTTCTGGTTCCATGTCACTATTTATAGAGGTTGGctcttcataaaatataatatctttgtcAAGTGACATACAATTTGTGCAAGTACAAGTATACAATACTTTAGGattcaatgaaaaatttgaagCAGTGTCTCTATCAATCAATTCttctttaaaatcatttacCATTATTGGAAActcataatttataagattttcttgaataacatttttattctgcaTTGTATTGAACTCTGTTAAATTACCAGAAATAATAGGATTGCAATTTctattatactttttctcaaaattgtaaatctcgttgttataatagaaaatattagacAATTCCACTGATTTTGTttcaatatcatttaaatCACTTACATAGTttgaattattgtatttaatttctgaAGTATTAGGCTCACA
Above is a genomic segment from Anoplolepis gracilipes chromosome 3, ASM4749672v1, whole genome shotgun sequence containing:
- the LOC140664131 gene encoding uncharacterized protein — its product is MQAQNCDIEKTMKDAEISLLSMESSKPICVEDLNIIKKENIANQTTLHNTQPVRNLPNILRNNNTRIYKNDKALMLDKIDSCFLSKDINTSFELNTILSSIDLEMEASYNKITSSKSHHQRKQVHNPLDLSYDMPDWNNNKDKNLLQKFDHLNTLHIPLSYKKNASLKKLKYNKEKGNLYNKKSRRLTGRKSSCKKKSYKKLDFDTGLATISQVNIKENITVQDVSNFSNNIILTQSVCEPNTSEIKYNNSNYVSDLNDIETKSVELSNIFYYNNEIYNFEKKYNRNCNPIISGNLTEFNTMQNKNVIQENLINYEFPIMVNDFKEELIDRDTASNFSLNPKVLYTCTCTNCMSLDKDIIFYEEPTSINSDMEPELFTYDFYSGDYHGDILGDNWLEELDKKNLCHENFEEMHIIKKNVCTNNDSKTEAIAENNVNVSSMEQNKSQNLQSYRIDKVQDICVESYSTELVTQPNGSINFFESSENINIFDEIEYLNLENSLMKEGKVISQDKSLIQTGISADVPVSKSKEIRQESKEDLYHVIQCAQCGRIFNKKHQFKKHFTRCDFYKEDFKCPTCNKMYRHKSSLAQHLRDVHHVSDGPHEKCYTCTKCSKSYVRFRAFQRHILLHD